Proteins encoded together in one Penaeus vannamei isolate JL-2024 chromosome 11, ASM4276789v1, whole genome shotgun sequence window:
- the LOC138863136 gene encoding mucin-3A-like — translation MSEHSSPLKQLAIAISMSFNMKSLVLWTALSLLAISEGLEPDLPVKACQEEFSSVSLTSTRLQVSTVVSTVTLLDVVPTYVSVTTTDCVPYAITYTETVSQYQAPQLAYSTHYVTDLKITEKNRAYTYTIYQQETISITYSATHLEEHVTQVVGTTTATAVSTASLVKTVTASTTATQTYTQVDVFTSNITIINISNEHLVNTNPRSFENKSENSLCENAKELCCQTGKPSPDPLHPDFIPSASKHCPLNENKPGIRLPVAFVSSYRSHLYTQVPVPQIGIKSRHAMSEHSSPLKQLAITISMSLNMKSLLVWTALSLLAISEGLDPDLPVKACQEEFSSVSLTSTRLQVSVVVSTVTLLDVVPTYISVTTTECIPYAVTHTETVSQYQAPQLAYSTHYVTDLKITEKNRTVTASTTATQTYTQVDVFTSVTYLPVYLTTTMTNAWPILKTVYQTEYIKEAVDYVTTVIETSTVYRDSLATDLTLYTQVPVTQFGIKSRHAMSEHSSPLKQLAITISMSLNMKSLVLWTALFLLATSEGLEPDLPVKACQEEFSSVSLTSTRLQVSTVVSTVTLLDVVPTYVSVTTTDCVPYAITHTETVSQYQAPQLAYSTHYVTDLKITEKNRHVTQVVGTTTATAVSTASLVKTVTASTTATQTYTQVDVFTSVTYLPVYLTTTMTNAWPILKTVYQTEYIKEAVDYVTTVIETSTQRALGEHKSESLILCVKMPRNCVVVGCSNHMMGNTETGKPSPDPLHPDFIPNASKHCPLNENKPVIRFPVAFVSEMFYGPAEETNEEGLSLPIHSSYRSHLYTQVPVTQIGIKSRHAMSEHSSPLKQLAITIKHVTQVVGTTTATAVSTASLVKIVTASTTATQTYTQVDVFTSVTYLPVYLTTTMTNAWPILKTVYQTEYIKEAVDYVTTVIETSTVYHCQDANSY, via the exons atgtcTGAGCATAGTTCACcattgaaacagcttgccataGCAATCAGTATGAGTTTTAACATGAAATCTTTGGTTCTTTGGACagctctctctttgcttgcaataagcgaaggacttgagccagacttacctgtgaaggcgtgtcaagaggaattttcgtctgtgtctttgaCGAGTACTCGACTGCAAGTCAGCACTGTCGTCTCTACCGTCACTCTTCTGGATGTTGTACCTACCTATGTTAGCGTTACCACTACAGACTGTGTACCTTACGCTATTACTTACACAGAAACGGTATCCCAATATCAGGCGCCGCAGCTGGCTtactccacacactacgtcaccgacctgaagatcaccgagaagaatcgggcatacacGTATACCATCTATCAACaagaaaccatcagcattacttactcggctacccatcttgaagagcacgtgacacaagttgtggggacaactactgccacggctgtatcaaCGGCATCTCTTGTcaagactgtgaccgcctccactacagccactcaaacatacactcaagttgatgtgttcacttct AACATAACCATCATAAATATCAG caacgagcacttggtgaacacaaaccctcgttcgttcgaaaacAAATCTGagaattctttgtgtgaaaatgcCAAGGAATTGTGTTgcc AGACAG gcaaaccatccccggatccacttcacccagactttatcccaagtgcCTCCAAACactgtccattaaatgaaaacaaaccagGTATACGGTTGCCAgttgcctttgt CTCTAGCTACAGATCTCACCTGTACACCCAAGTTCCCGTGCCACAAATTGGTATAAAAAGTCGTCACGCCATGTCTGAGCATAGTTCACCATTGAAACAacttgccataacaatcagtatgagtttgAACATGAAATCTTTGTTGGTTTGGACAGCTCTCTCTTTACTTGCAATAAGCGAAGGACTTGACCCAGACTTACCTGTCaaggcgtgtcaagaggaattttcgtctgtgtctttgacgagtactcgactgcaagtcagcgttgtcgtctccaccgtcactcttcTGGATGTTGTACCTACCTATATTAGCGTTACCACTACAGAGTGTATACCTTACGCTGTTACTCACACAGAAACGGTATCCCAATATCAGGCGCCGCAGCTGGCTtactccacacactacgtcaccgacctgaagatcaccgagaagaatcgg actgtgaccgcctccactacagccactcaaacatacactcaagttgatgtgTTCACTTCTGTCACGTACTTACCAGTgtatttaacgacgaccatgactaacgcctggccaatcctcaagacagtTTATCAGACTGAGTACATTAAGGAAGCAGTTGATTAcgtgacaacggttattgagacatcgacagtatatcGAGATT CTCTAGCTACAGATCTCACACTGTATACCCAAGTTCCCGTGACACAGTTTGGTATAAAAAGTCGTCACGCCATGTCTGAGCATAGTTCACcattgaaacagcttgccataacaatcagtatgagtttgAACATGAAATCTTTGGTGCTTTGGACAGCTCTCTTTTTGCTTGCAACaagcgaaggacttgagccagacttacctgtgaaggcgtgtcaagaggaattttcgtctgtgtctttgaCGAGTACTCGACTGCAAGTCAGCACTGTCGTCTCCACGGTCACTCTTCTGGATGTTGTACCTACCTATGTTagcgttaccactacggactgtgtACCTTACGCTATTACTCACACAGAAACGGTATCCCAGTATCAGGCGCCGCAGCTGGCTtactccacacactacgtcaccgacctgaagatcaccgagaagaatcgg cacgtgacacaagttgtggggacaactactgccacggctgtatcgacgGCATCTCTTGTcaagactgtgaccgcctccactacagccactcaaacatacactcaagttgatgtgttcacttctgtcacatacttaccagtatatttaacgacgaccatgactaacgcctggccaatcctcaagacagtTTATCAGACAGAGTACATTAAGGAAGCGGTTGATTAcgtgacaacggttattgagacatcgaca caacgagcacttggtgaacaCAAATCTGAGAgtttaattctttgtgtgaaaatgccaaggaattgtgttgtcgttggttgttcgaaccacatGATGGGAAATAcag AGACAG gcaaaccatccccggatccacttcacccagactttatcccaaatGCCTCCAAACactgtccattaaatgaaaacaaaccagTTATACGGTTCcctgttgcctttgtgtctgaaatgtTTTATGGTCCAGCagaagaaacaaatgaagagggcctatctcttCCAATTCA CTCTAGTTACAGATCTCACCTGTATACCCAAGTTCCCGTGACACAAATTGGTATAAAAAGTCGTCACGCCATGTCTGAGCATAGTTCACcattgaaacagcttgccataacaatca agcacgtgacacaagttgtgggtacaactactgccacggctgtatcaaCGGCATCTCTTGTCAAGATTGTGACCGCATCcactacagccactcaaacatacactcaagttgatgtgttcacttctgtcacatacttaccagtatatttaacgacgaccatgactaacgcctggccaatcctcaagacagtTTATCAGACAGAGTACATTAAGGAAGCAGTTGATTAcgtgacaacggttattgagacatcgacagtatatcattgtcaagacgctaatagttattaa
- the LOC138863135 gene encoding chondroitin proteoglycan 1-like — MSEHSSPLKQLAITISMSLKMKSLVLLTALSLLAISEGLEPDLPVKACQEEFSSVSLTSTRLQVSTVVSTVTLLDVVPTYVSVTTTDCVPYATTHTETVSQYQAPQLAYSTHYVTDLKIEEKNRAYTYTSYQQETISITSSATHLEEHVTQVVGTTTATAVSTASLVKTVTASTTATQTYTQVDVFTSVTYLPVYLTTTMTNAWPILKTVYQTEYIKEAVDYVTTVIETSTIAKRNLNNGSDGDRQTIPGSTSLRLNPSASKHCPLNENKPGIRFPVAFVSEMFYGPAEETNEEGLSLAIHSSYRSHLYTQVPVPQIGIKSRHAMSEHKPPG, encoded by the exons ATGTCTGAGCATAGTTCACcattgaaacagcttgccataacaatcagtatgagtttgAAGATGAAATCTTTGGTTCTTTTGACagctctctctttgcttgcaataagcgaaggacttgagccagacttacctgtcaaggcgtgtcaagaggaattttcgtctgtgtctttgacgagtactcgactgcaagtcagcactgtcgtctccaccgtcactcttcTGGATGTTGTACCTACCTATGTTAGCGTTACCACTACAGACTGTGTACCTTACGCTACTACTCACACAGAAACGGTATCCCAGTATCAGGCGCCGCAGCTGGCTtactccacacactacgtcaccgacctgaagatagaagagaagaatcgggcatacacgtataccagctatcaacaagaaaccatcagcattacttcCTCGGCTACCcatcttgaagagcacgtgacacaagttgtggggacaactactgccacggctgtatcaaCGGCATCTCTTGTcaagactgtgaccgcctccactacagccactcaaacatacactcaagttgatgtgttcacttctgtcacatacttaccagtatatttaacgacgaccatgactaacgcctggccaatcctcaagacagtTTATCAGACAGAGTACATTAAAGAAGCAGTTGATTAcgtgacaacggttattgagacatcgaca atcgcgaaaagaaacctgaataatggcagtgatgg AGACAG gcaaaccatccccggatccaCTTCACTCAGACTTAACCCAAGTGCCTCCAAACactgtccattaaatgaaaacaaaccagGTATACGGTTCcctgttgcctttgtgtctgaaatgtTTTATGGTCCAGCagaagaaacaaatgaagagggcctatctcttgCAATTCA CTCTAGCTACAGATCTCACCTGTACACCCAAGTTCCCGTGCCACAAATTGGTATAAAAAGTCGCCACGCCATGTCTGAGcataagcctccaggctag